One Arvicanthis niloticus isolate mArvNil1 chromosome 3, mArvNil1.pat.X, whole genome shotgun sequence DNA segment encodes these proteins:
- the LOC117705495 gene encoding adenylate kinase isoenzyme 1 isoform X2: protein MAMKYGLNHVELGQLLREEAQRNTQRGRQIRDIMQQGLLVPTGFILDMVSDNLLSYPKSRGFLIDGFPRELEQAKEFERIVGRAPNIVIVFDCSMETMVRRVLQRGQVEHRADDSEPAIRKRLEMHYTLCEPVLTFYQQKNLLRYILAEEAPESIFAKCCSVIESLQ, encoded by the exons ATGGCTATGAAATACGGCTTAAACCACGTGGAGCTGGGCCAGCTGCTGCGGGAGGAAGCTCAGAGAAACACCCAGAGGGGCCGGCAGATCCGGGACATCATGCAGCAGGGACTCCTGGTCCCCACG ggtTTCATTCTGGACATGGTCAGTGACAACTTGTTGTCTTATCCAAAGAGCCGCGGCTTCCTCATCGATGGCTTCCCCAGAGAGCTGGAGCAGGCCAAAGAGTTTGAGCGGATT GTGGGCAGGGCCCCCAACATAGTCATAGTGTTTGACTGCTCCATGGAGACCATGGTGCGCAGAGTGCTACAACGAGGACAGGTGGAGCACCGAGCAGATGACTCAGAGCCGGCCATCCGCAAGCGCCTAGAGATGCACTACACCCTATGTGAGCCCGTCCTGACCTTTTACCAGCAAAAGAACCTTCTGCGATAT ATATTGGCTGAAGAAGCTCCTGAAAGCATCTTTGCCAAGTGCTGTTCAGTCATTGAGAGTCTGCAGTGA
- the LOC117705495 gene encoding adenylate kinase isoenzyme 1 isoform X1, translating to MQAERKPVIRMLGPVSCLTGGNWMIFIAPDLLGGADPESMPFPSQGFILDMVSDNLLSYPKSRGFLIDGFPRELEQAKEFERIVGRAPNIVIVFDCSMETMVRRVLQRGQVEHRADDSEPAIRKRLEMHYTLCEPVLTFYQQKNLLRYILAEEAPESIFAKCCSVIESLQ from the exons atgcaagCAGAGAGGAAGCCAGTGATTAGGATGCTGGGTCCTGTTTCCTGTCTTACAGGAGGAAACTGGATGATCTTCATAGCCCCTGACCTTTTGGGAGGGGCGGACCCTGAGTCCatgccctttccttcccagggtTTCATTCTGGACATGGTCAGTGACAACTTGTTGTCTTATCCAAAGAGCCGCGGCTTCCTCATCGATGGCTTCCCCAGAGAGCTGGAGCAGGCCAAAGAGTTTGAGCGGATT GTGGGCAGGGCCCCCAACATAGTCATAGTGTTTGACTGCTCCATGGAGACCATGGTGCGCAGAGTGCTACAACGAGGACAGGTGGAGCACCGAGCAGATGACTCAGAGCCGGCCATCCGCAAGCGCCTAGAGATGCACTACACCCTATGTGAGCCCGTCCTGACCTTTTACCAGCAAAAGAACCTTCTGCGATAT ATATTGGCTGAAGAAGCTCCTGAAAGCATCTTTGCCAAGTGCTGTTCAGTCATTGAGAGTCTGCAGTGA
- the Khsrp gene encoding far upstream element-binding protein 2, with product MSDYSTGGPPPGPPPPAGGGGGAAGAGGGPPPGPPGAGDRGGGGPGGGGPGGGGASGGPSQPPGGGGPGIRKDAFADAVQRARQIAAKIGGDAATTVNNNTPDFGFGGQKRQLEDGDQPDSKKLASQGDSIGSQLGPIHPPPRTSMTEEYRVPDGMVGLIIGRGGEQINKIQQDSGCKVQISPDSGGLPERSVSLTGAPESVQKAKMMLDDIVSRGRGGPPGQFHDNANGGQNGTVQEIMIPAGKAGLVIGKGGETIKQLQERAGVKMILIQDGSQNTNVDKPLRIIGDPYKVQQACEMVMDILRERDQGGFGDRNEYGSRVGGGIDVPVPRHSVGVVIGRSGEMIKKIQNDAGVRIQFKQDDGTGPEKIAHIMGPPDRCEHAARIINDLLQSLRSGPPGPPGAPGMPPGGRGRGRGQGNWGPPGGEMTFSIPTHKCGLVIGRGGENVKAINQQTGAFVEISRQLPPNGDPNFKLFVIRGSPQQIDHAKQLIEEKIEGPLCPVGPGPGGPGPAGPMGPFNPGPFNQGPPGAPPHAGGPPPHQYPPQGWGNTYPQWQPPAPHDPNKAAAAATDPNAAWAAYYSHYYQQPPGPVPGPAPAPAAPPAQGEPPQPPPTGQSDYTKAWEEYYKKIGQQPQQPGAPPQQDYTKAWEEYYKKQAQVATGGGPGAPPGSQPDYSAAWAEYYRQQAAYYGQTPGPGGPQPPPTQQGQQQASGNCHPPPPPFSFQPPATVHPALVGSAGNPFPCGVCP from the exons ATGTCGGACTACAGCACCGGAGGTCCCCCGCCCGGCCCACCGCCTCCCGCtggcggaggaggaggagccgCGGGTGCGGGAGGAGGCCCTCCGCCGGGCCCGCCGGGCGCGGGAGACCGGGGCGGCGGAGGCCCTGGCGGCGGCGGCCCGGGTGGAGGAGGCGCGTCCGGGGGCCCCTCACAGCCTCCCGGTGGCGGCGGCCCTGGGATCCGCAAGGACGCTTTCGCCGACGCCGTGCAGCGGGCCCGCCAG ATTGCAGCCAAAATCGGAGGTGATGCTGCTACCACCGTGAATAACAACACTCCTGATTTTGGTTTTGGGGGCCAAAAGAGACAGCTGGAAGATGGAG ACCAGCCAGACAGCAAGAAACTGGCTTCCCAGGGAGACT CGATTGGTTCTCAACTGGGACCCATCCATCCTCCCCCCAG GACCTCAATGACAGAAGAATATAGGGTTCCGGACGGCATGGTGGGCTTGA TCATTGGCAGAGGTGGTGAGCAGATAAACAAGATCCAGCAGGACTCAGGCTGCAAAGTGCAGATCTCACCAG ATAGTGGTGGCCTCCCTGAGCGCAgcgtgtctctgactggagcacCTGAGTCTGTCCA AAAGGCAAAGATGATGCTGGATGACATCGTGTCTCGAGGCCGTGGGGGCCCCCCAGGACAGTTCCATGACAATGCCAATGGGGGTCAGAATGGCACAGTGCAGGAGATCATGATCCCTGCTGGCAAGGCTGGCCTGGTCATTGGCAAGGGTGGAGAGACCATCAAGCAGCTACAG GAGCGGGCCGGGGTGAAGATGATTTTAATTCAGGATGGCTCTCAGAACACAAATGTGGACAAGCCACTGCGGATTATCGGAGACCCATACAAAGTACAG CAAGCCTGTGAGATGGTGATGGACATCCTGCGAGAACGTGACCAAGGTGGCTTTGGGGACCGCAATGAATACGGATCTCGAGTTGGCGGAGGCATTGAT GTGCCTGTACCCAGGCATTCAGTTGGTGTAGTCATTGGCCGGAGTGGAGAGATGATCAAGAAGATCCAGAATGATGCTGGTGTGCGCATCCAGTTCAAGCAAG ATGACGGGACCGGCCCTGAGAAGATTGCTCACATCATGGGGCCTCCAGATCGGTGTGAACACGCCGCCCGGATCATCAATGACCTCCTCCAGAGTCTTCGGAGTGGGCCCCCAGGTCCTCCAGGGGCCCCTGGCATGCCCCCTGGGGGCAGGGGCCGGGGCCGAGGCCAAGGCAACTGGGGCCCTCCTGGAGGGGAGATGACTTTCTCCATTCCTACCCATAAATGTGGGCTGGTCATTGGCCGAG GCGGGGAGAATGTGAAGGCCATTAACCAGCAGACAGGCGCCTTTGTGGAAATATCTCGGCAGCTGCCACCCAATGGGGACCCCAATTTCAAGTTGTTTGTCATCCGAGGCTCACCTCAGCAGATTGACCATGCAAAGCAGCTCATTGAGGAGAAGATAGAG GGTCCCCTCTGCCCAGTTGGACCAGGCCCTGGGGGACCAGGCCCTGCTGGACCCATGGGGCCTTTCAACCCTGGACCCTTCAACCAGGGGCCTCCAGGGGCACCCCCACA tgcTGGTGGTCCCCCTCCTCACCAATACCCACCTCAGGGCTGGGGCAATACCTACCCCCAGTGGCAACCACCTGCCCCTCACGACCCAA ACAAAGCTGCAGCAGCGGCTACAGACCCTAATGCTGCCTGGGCTGCCTACTACTCCCACTACTACCAGCAACCCCCAGGTCCTGTGCCAGgccctgccccagcccctgcagccccaccTGCACAGGGGGAGCCCCCCCAGCCTCCACCCACTGGCCAATCAGACTACACCAAGGCTTGGGAAGAGTATTACAAAAAAATTG GCCAGCAGCCCCAGCAGCCTGGGGCACCCCCACAGCAGGACTACACCAAGGCCTGGGAGGAGTACTACAAGAAGCAAG CACAAGTGGCCACTGGTGGGGGTCCTGGAGCACCCCCTGGCTCCCAGCCTGACTACAGTGCCGCCTGGGCTGAGTATTACAGACAGCAGGCTGCTTACTACGGACAGACCCCAGGCCCTGGTGGCCCACAGCCACCTCCCACccagcagggacagcagcaggcAAGTGGGAACtgccaccctcctcctcctcctttctccttccaacCCCCGGCCACCGTCCATCCTGCCTTAGTGGGTAGCGCCGGAAACCCTTTCCCCTGCGGGGTGTGCCCTTGA
- the Slc25a41 gene encoding mitochondrial carrier protein SCaMC-3L, which produces MGVHLEVLDTGEQLMVPVDVLEEENKGALWKFLLSGAMAGAVSRTGTAPLDRARVYMQVYSSKSNFRNLLSGLRSLVQEGGIRSLWRGNGINVLKIAPEYAIKFSVFEQCKNFFCGVHTSPLFQERVVAGSLAVAISQTLINPMEVLKTRLTLRFTGQYKGLLDCARQILERDGTRALYRGYLPNMLGIIPYACTDLAVYELLLCLWQKSGRDMKDPSGLVSLSSVTLSTTCGQMASYPLTLVRTRMQAQDTVEGSNPTMLGVFKRILSQQGWPGLYRGMTPTLLKVLPAGGISYLVYEAMKKTLGVQVLSR; this is translated from the exons ATGGGAGTCCATCTTGAG GTTCTGGACACAGGAGAGCAGCTGATGGTCCCTGTGGATGTCTTGGAAGAGGAAAACAAGGGAGCCCTGTGGAAGTTTCTGCTGTCCGGAGCCATGGCTGGAGCAGTGTCTCGCACAGGGACAGCACCTCTGGACAGAGCCAGGGTATACATGCAG GTGTACTCCTCCAAGAGTAACTTCAGGAACCTGCTGAGTGGACTGCGGAGCCTAGTCCAGGAGGGAGGCATCCGCTCACTCTGGCGGGGCAATGGCATCAACGTGCTCAAGATAGCCCCGGAGTATGCCATCAAGTTCTCTGTCTTTGAGCAG TGTAAGAATTTCTTCTGCGGTGTGCACACATCCCCGCTCTTCCAGGAACGGGTAGTCGCAGGCTCCCTGGCTGTGGCTATCTCCCAGACACTTATCAACCCGATGGAG GTGCTCAAGACTCGGCTGACCCTTCGCTTCACTGGCCAGTATAAAGGGCTTCTGGACTGTGCCAGGCAGATCTTGGAACGGGATGGCACCCGAGCCCTATACCGTGGCTACCTGCCCAACATGCTGGGCATCATACCCTATGCTTGCACCGACCTGGCTGTTTATGAG CTACTCCTGTGCCTGTGGCAGAAGTCGGGCAGGGACATGAAGGACCCCAGTGGCCTCGTCAGCCTGTCGTCTGTAACTCTGTCCACGACCTGTGGCCAGATGGCTAGTTACCCACTGACTTTGGTGCGCACAAGGATGCAGGCACAAG ACACTGTGGAGGGCTCCAACCCCACCATGCTGGGAGTCTTCAAGAGGATACTGAGCCAGCAGGGCTGGCCCGGGCTCTACAGAGGTATGACACCCACATTACTGAAGGTGTTGCCAGCAGGCGGCATCAGCTACCTGGTGTATGAAGCCATGAAGAAAACCTTGGGTGTACAAGTCCTGAGCAGATGA